From the Flavobacterium gyeonganense genome, the window CTTCGACTTTTACGCCTTCAAAAGGAAAAGCTGCCAATGTAGAAAAATCAAAACAGGAACGTTTGTTTAACAATTATGCGACTGTGGGTGTTGGAAATTACAGCTCACTTAATGCTGAATTGTTTTTGAATCAGGATTTAGGAAATAATGATTTTGTATCAGGGATGCTTCGCCACCATTCATCACAAGGCGGAATTAAAGATGTGCTTCTGAATGATGAATTTTATGATACAGCATTAAACGTTGGATATGGTCAATACAACAGGGATATGTCATGGAATGTGGAATTAGGATACCAAAATCAAATTTATAACTGGTACGGACTACCGAAGGATTTTGGAGCATCTTTGATTCCTCAGGATCGTCTTGATTTAATAGATGAAATTAATCCTGGACATACTTACAACACCATTACATTAGGTGGGAATTTTGAATTCAATGAAAGTGTTTTTAGCAAAGTGGCAGCAAAATTCACACACTTTTCGGATAATTTTTCTTCTTCAGAAAATCGTTTTTATCTCAAACCGACTTTTAAAGTTGATATAATGGATCATTCAATTAATACGAATGTGATTATTGACCACGTGAGCGGAAGTTTTGAGAATAATTATTTTAAAACAAATACAGATCCTATAAAATATAGTCTGACCAATTTCGGGATTGAGCCAAGTTTTGTAGTAAATGAAAATGACTGGACTTTAGAATTAGGTGCCGGATTATACTATGCACTGGATTCTGAAAATAGCGGAAATAAGTTTTATATCTACCCAAAAATAAATGCTTCATATAAATTAGTTGGAGATTTAATGATCTTTTACACAGGAGTAAATGGAACCTTAACTCAGAATTCATATGCTGATTTTGTAAATGAAAATCCGTTTTTATCGCCAACATTAAACATGAGGCCATCAAGCACTCAATACAATGTTTTTGCTGGTTTGAAAGGGAAATTGGCTAACAATGTCAACTATAATCTGACAGGTTCTTACCTGAATGAAAAAAACAAAGCTTTATTTAAAAGCAATGATTACACAGAAGATTTTTCAAACGAGAATTATGCATACGGAAATTCTTTTGGAGTAGTTTATGAAGACATCAGAACATTTCGTTTCTATGCAGAATTAAAAGCTGATTTATCTGAAAACGTTACTTTTGGAATTAACGGTACATTTAATAGTTATAAAACGGATCAGCCTGTAGAAGCATGGAACCTGCCAACAATTAGATTAGGCTCCAATCTTGACGTAAATATAACAAAACAATGGTATGCGGGCTTGAACGTTTTTTATGTAGGAGAGCGTAAGGATATGCAAACAAGGCAAACTGATTTTGCTGTTCCAATTCCGGGAGTTCCGGTCACTTTAAAAAGTTATTTTGACGCCAATGCACATTTAGGATACAAATTCAGCGAACGTCTGACTTTCTTCTTAAAGCTGAATAACATCGGAAATCAGGCTTATCAAAAATGGCTAAATTATCCTGTTCAGGGATTCCAGGTTTTAGGTGGAGCGAACTACAAATTTGATTTCTAATCAAAAAAATAATATAAAAAAAGCTTCCAATCCGGAAGCTTTTTTTTGGAATTCAATTTTTTTTATTCGGTAAAAGGAACAGCAACTCTTAATTTGTCCCAGCCTAAGTTTAAAATAACTCCTTTATCTCCTTTCGTGAAAACCATTGAGAAAGCTTCTAAAGAATCTGCAGCTTGTGTTACAGGAACTTTTAATCTGGCTACATCGTTTGCTTCTTTATAAGAATAAGATCCCCAAACATTTAAATCTTTACTGATGATAATAGTGATATTGTCTTTTTCAGGAAGGGTAAATAAAGTATAACTACCTGCTTTTATCTTTTTATCTCCTAATTTCATGTCCTTGTAGAAAGTGATTTCTGGTGCCTCATTTGCTCCAGTTCTCCATACTTTTCCTTCAGGAACAAGTTCGCTTAATGCACGCCCTTTTAGTTGTGGTCTGCTGTAAGTAATTTTTACAATTTTTGCAGCTTCTTTATAATCGTTAGGATAAGCTGCTGCATCCATTGGACTTTTGTCTAAGTCAGGAAATTTTTGAGCATTGGCATTTAAAGATAAAAGCATTGTAAATGCAATTGCAATTGTGGTAATAATTGTAGATCTTTTCATAATGATAGTTAAAATTAATGAGTGCTAAAATTAGAGATTGTTTGTCAAAAAATAAAAAACATCGTGTTAATTTTTTATAGTGAAGAAAATCGGCTTAAATTGCTGTGTAATAAATAAAATTAGGATTCTTTCAGATCTGTAAACTAAAACCTTTGCATCTTTGTAACTTAAAACCTCAGTATCTTTAAAAATGACTTTCAAACAAAAAATACATTCTCATTATATGCAAATGGTCCAGGACCGAATCGATGTTTTCAGGGATATGATTTCAAATCTGACCGAAGACTCTAAAAACGATGCAAAAGGTTCGGCTGGCGACAAACATGAAACAGCTTTGTCCATGATGCATATCGAGCAGGAAAAGCTGACCAATAAACTTAAAGAAGCAATTGCTCAAAAAGCAGTTTTAGATAAAATTGACGCCTCAAAAACAACAAAAAATATTATTTCCGGCAGTCTGGTGAAAGCAAACGGTATCTATTTGTATGTAAGTGTAGCGTTACCTAAAATTGCAATTGAGGGAATAAATGTTATTGCGCTTTCACCGCAATCGCCTTTGGGAAATCATTTGATGGGAAATAAAGTTGGGTTTGAGTTTGAGATTAATAAGACTCATTATACGATTGAGAGTGTAGAGTAGAGAGATTCTGCTCAATCAGTCATTCCGAGGCACGAGGACACGAGCGTTAGCGAACTGGCGAAGCAATCTTAGCAAGTAATTCGATAAAGATTGGCATAAAATTTAAAGTTAATTGTTGAGAAATAGATACTTTTTAAACCGGTTTTGTCCTCAAGATTAAAATTTTCAAGCTTAAGCCTTTTTTTTATATTAAAATTTTACATTTAATATGTAAATTGATTATTTTGGTTGATATTTGTAATTGATATTGTTATTTGTGTTTTTCAATTGTAACTAATACTTCATCTTTGCCCTGTCAAAATAAAATTAAAAAGAAAAAAATATAAAATTATGTGTGGAATTGTATGTGCCTTTGACTTAAAGCAAAAAGCCGAAACCTTAAGACCTCAAGTATTAGAAATGTCTAAAATCATTCGTCACCGCGGACCGGACTGGAGCGGAATTTACAGTAATGATAAAGCAATTCTTTCTCATGAGCGTTTGGCAATTGTAGATCCGGCTTCTGGAAAACAACCATTGTTTACAGAAGACAAAAAACTGGTTTTAGCTGCAAATGGTGAAATATACAACCACAGAGAGCTTCGTAAACAATTTGCAGGAAAATATAACTTTCAGACTGAAAGTGACTGCGAAGTTATATTAGCTCTTTATAAAGAAAAAGGACCTCATTTTGTTGATGAAATGAACGGAATCTTCGGATTTGCAATTTATGATGTTGATAAAGATGAGTATTTCATCGCTCGTGATCACATGGGAATTATTCCATTGTACATTGGTTGGGATCAAAACGGTACTTTCTACGTTGCTTCAGAATTGAAAGCTTTAGAAGGATATTGTACAAAAATCGAGTTATTCCCTCCGGGACATTATATGACTAGTAAAGACGGTGAATTTGTACAATGGTACAAAAGAGACTGGACAGAATATGATGCTGTAAAAGATAACGAAACAAGCATTCCTGCAATTAAGGAAGCTTTGGAAGCGGCTGTACACAGACAATTAATGAGTGATGTTCCTTACGGGGTTTTGCTTTCAGGAGGTTTAGATTCTTCTATTACTTCGGCTGTAGCTAAAAAATTCGCTCAAAAACGTATTGAATCAGATGATACTACAGATGCCTGGTACCCACAATTGCACTCTTTCTCAGTTGGTCTGGAGGGCTCTCCTGATTTAGCAGCAGCAAGAAAAGTAGCGGATCATATTGGAACCATTCACCACGAAATCAAATTTACAATTCAGGAAGGTCTAGATGCTGTTCGTGATGTAATTTACAACCTTGAGACTTATGATGTAACTACAGTAAGAGCTTCAACTCCAATGTGGCTAATGGCAAGAGTTATTAAATCTATGGGAATCAAAATGGTGCTGTCCGGTGAAGGAGCAGATGAATTGTTTGGAGGATATTTGTATTTCCACAAAGCACCAAACGCAAGAGAATTTCACGAAGAAAACGTTCGTAAATTAGGAAAACTTCATATGTACGATTGTTTGCGTGCTAACAAAAGTTTAGCAGCCTGGGGAATTGAAGGTCGTGTACCGTTTTTAGATAAAGAATTTATGGATGTTGCAATGCGCATCAATCCACAGGATAAAATGATTAACAAAGAACATCCGATGGAAAAATGGGTTGTTCGTAAAGCTTTTGAAGACATGCTCCCTGAAAGTGTAGCATGGAGGCAAAAAGAGCAATTTTCTGATGGAGTAGGATACAGCTGGATTGATACTTTGAAAGAAGTGGTAGCGAGAGAAGTTTCTGATGAGCAATTAGCAAACGCGAGATTCAAATTCCCGTTACAAACTCCAACTTCAAAAGAAGAGTATTACTATCGTTCTATTTTTACAGAACACTTTCCAAGTGACGCAGCAGCATTATGTGTGCCTCAGGAAGCAAGTGTGGCTTGTAGTACAAAAATTGCTTTGGAGTGGGATGAGGCTTTCAAAAACATGAATGACCCATCAGGTAGAGCGGTTGCGAGTGTACACGATGATGCTTATCAAAAATCATAATAAAGTTTAATTTTAGAACTTATATTACAGAAAACGTTCTCTTTGAGGACGTTTTTCTTGGTTTATAAAACTTGTTCAAAACGTTTTTTGCGAGTTTAATTATTTGCAGGTTAAATGTTTATTTGATTTTTTTATATTTGGCTTTCGCCTAAAGAAGAAATATGGTGTAAATAAAAAGACAGTAAAAAAAATATAATAAAAACAGAATAGTATGTGTGGAATATTAGCCGTTATCGGTAAAGGAAAAGACCCGCAGCTCGTAAAAGAACTTTCGAAAAGAATGTCGCATCGAGGGGTTGATGAAAGTGATTTGCATATTATGGATAATGGAAGCATTTTAGCAAGTGAATGCTTGTCGATTATTGATTTAGATTCAGGTAGACAGCCAATTCAGGGTTCTAAAAATGCGTGGATGGTTCATAATGGAGAAATTTATAACCATCAGGAATTAAGGGAAGGGATTTTAAAGCACCACACATTCAGGACAAAATCAGATTCTGAAGTAATAGTACATTTATATGAAGAATTTGGTTATGATTTCTGTAATTTACTTGACGGCGATTTTGCTTTTGTAGTCATTAATGGTGATGATTATATTGCAGGAAGAGATCCAATTGGTGTCAAGCCGTTGTATTATGGATTAGATGAAAGAGGAAGGATTTATTTTTCTTCAGAAATGAAATCCATTGCAGATCAGTGCAAGTCATTTTCGACATTTCCTCCGGGTCATTATTACACGGCTAAAACAGGGTTTGTTAAATATTATGAACCAGAATATGAGGAATACGAAAATGCAAATCAGACACTTGATTTAAATTTGATCAGAGAGTCTTTAATTGAGGCAACACGTAAACGTTTAATGAGTGATGTGCCAATTGGAGTATTGCTTTCAGGAGGTTTGGATTCATCATTAACATCTGCAATTGCGTCCCGATTATTAGCAGGAAGTAATGAAAAACTGCATTCTTTTTCTATTGGATTAGATGCAGATTCTCCTGATAATATTGCGGCGAGAAAAGCGGCAGAATTTTTAGGAACACAACACCATGAAATTCATTTTACTATTGAAGAGGGAGTTGAAATTCTGGACAAATTGATTTATCACATCGAAACATATGATATTATTTCAGTCCGTTCAGGTGTGCCTATGTATCTGCTGGCAAAAGCGATAAAGGAAAAAGGAATTAAAGTGATACTTTCGGGAGAAGGAGCTGACGAGGTTTTTGGAGGACATTTGTATTTTAGAAATGCACCGTCTTCAGAAGAATTTCAAAAAGAAACAATTGAAAGGGTTCAAAAGCTGTTTACGGCTGATATATTACGTGCTGATAAATCGACAATGGCGCATAGTTTAGAGCTCAGAGTGCCATTTTTGGATAAAGATTTCCTGGATATAGCAATCCGAATTAAAACGGAAGAAAAACAGCCAAAAACATACGAAGCTGTTGAAAAATATATTTTAAGAAAAGCATTTGACACACCTGAGGATCCCTATTTGCCATCAGAAATTTTATGGAGACAAAAAGAACAGTTTTCAGATGGTGTTGGGTATAACTGGGTAGATCAGTTAATTGAATATTGTAGTTCTCAGGTTTCAGATGAACAATTAGCTGGCGCGGGGGGTGAATTTCCATATAATTCACCAACAACAAAAGAGGCATATTTGTACAGATCCATTTTTCATAAACATTACCCGCAAGTCAGTGCGGCACAAACCGTAAGGAAGTGGATACCAAAATGGCAGGATAATCTTGACCCAAGCGGAAGAGCGAATTCAGCACACTTAAATGCAGATACTGAAATTGCAAAACAAGGTGTGACTGTTGATTAATAATTAATTTTTGATTCCAGATTAAATTTGGAAGTAATAATTCGAAAAAACCGAAATGACGTTTATGTTATTTCGGTTTTTTTATGTTATTCCTATTTTAGGAATTTCGAATTTATGAAGTTTGGAATTTTAGGAGGTCTTTTGGAATTTATTTTCTGTAATTTTTAATAATTCTGTTAATAACTTAGGCGCTTTAAATAGTATTTTAAGAGGTATATAAATTGCGTTTTCATATATTTGCGTGTTAAGACAATAATTACATTTTTTAGAATAAATTATATGAGCGAAGAAATCAAGAAGAACAATTATTCAGCAGATAGTATTCAGGCATTAGAAGGAATGGAGCACGTAAGAATGCGTCCATCGATGTATATTGGCGATGTAGGTGTTCGAGGGCTGCATCATTTGGTTTATGAAGTTGTGGATAACTCTATTGATGAGGCAATGGGAGGACATTGTGATACAATTGGAGTTTCAATAAACGAAGATGGTTCGGTGACAGTTGAAGATAATGGTCGTGGTATTCCGGTTGATTTACATAAAAAAGAAGGAGTTTCTGCACTTGAGGTGGTGATGACTAAAATTGGTGCAGGGGGTAAATTTGATAAAGATTCATATAAAGTTTCCGGAGGGCTTCACGGTGTTGGGGTTTCTGTTGTAAATGCGCTTTCTGTTCACATGAAATCTACTGTTTTCAGAGAAGGAAAAATCTACGAGCAGGAATACGAAAGGGGGAAATCATTATATCCTGTAAAGCAAATCGGGGAAACAGATAAAAGAGGTACGCGTCAGACTTTTTACCCTGACAATACTATTTTTACTCAAACAACTGAATTTTCTTACGATACTTTGTCTGCCCGTATGCGTGAGCTTTCTTTTTTGAATAAAGGAATCACAATTACTTTTACAGACAAAAGAGAAGTTGACGAAAAAGGCGAATTTAAAAGCGAAGTTTTTCATTCTACAGAAGGACTTAAAGAATATATCCGCTATTTAGACGGTAATCGCGAGCCAATTATTTCTCATGTAATCAGCATGGATCACGATAAAGGTGAGATTCCGGTTGAGGTAGCGTTGATTTACAATACAAGTTATACAGAGAATATTTTCTCTTATGTAAACAATATCAATACACATGAAGGTGGTACGCATTTACAAGGTTTTAGAAGTGGTTTGACAAGAACACTTAAAAAATACGCAGATTCATCCGGAATGCTGGATAAATTGAAATTCGAAATTGCTGGAGATGATTTCCGTGAAGGTTTAACAGCTATTATTTCGGTAAAAGTTGCAGAACCTCAATTCGAAGGACAGACAAAAACTAAACTTGGAAACAGAGAAGTAGTTTCTCCGGTTTCCCAGGCTGTTGGAGAAATGCTTGAGAATTATCTTGAAGAAAATCCAAATGATGCAAGAGTAATTATCCAGAAAGTAATTTTAGCTGCCCAGGCACGTCATGCTGCGAAAAAAGCACGTGAAATGGTTCAGCGTAAAACCGTAATGGGCGGTGGAGGATTGCCAGGAAAACTTTCAGATTGCTCTGAACAGGATCCGGCAAGATGTGAGGTTTATCTTGTCGAGGGAGACTCGGCAGGCGGAACTGCAAAACAAGGTCGTGACCGTAATTTTCAGGCCATTTTGCCATTACGAGGTAAGATTCTGAATGTTGAAAAAGCAATGCATCATAAAGTGTTTGAAAACGAAGAGATTCGTAATATTTTTACAGCACTTGGTGTTACTGTTGGGACAGAAGAAGACAGTAAAGCATTGAATCTTTCGAAGCTACGTTATCATAAAGTAATCATCATGTGTGATGCCGATGTAGATGGTAGTCACATTTCTACCTTAATATTAACGTTCTTCTTCCGCTTCATGAAAGAATTAATTGAAGAAGGTCATGTTTACATCGCAGCTCCACCTTTATATTTAGTTAAAAAAGGAAATAAAAAAGAATACGCGTGGAATGACGTTCAGCGTGATCAGGCGAATGAAAGAATGGGAGGTAGTGCAGCTATTCAGCGTTATAAAGGTCTTGGAGAGATGAATGCAGAGCAATTGTGGGAAACTACAATGGATCCAAATTTCAGAACTTTACGTCAGGTAAATATTGATAGTCTGGCTGAAGCAGATCAGGTTTTTTCAATGTTAATGGGTGATGAAGTACCGCCTCGTAGAGAATTTATCGAGAAAAATGCCGTTTACGCAAATATTGATGCATAAAAGTTTGGTGATATGTTTTTTTTAGAATTTGTGTAGACTTTTTGTTTAAAAATGCTAAAAAAAGATAATATATACCACTTAAGTGTCTGGCAATTTTGTAAATTAAACCTTAAAATTAATTAATAACCAATAAAGTATAAAATATGAAAGTTACCATTGTAGGAGCAGGAAATGTTGGAGCCACTTGTGCGGATGTTATTTCTTATAGAGGAATAGCCAGCGAAGTAGTATTGTTGGATATTAAAGAGGGTTTTGCCGAAGGGAAAGCATTGGATATTATGCAATGTGCTACAAATACTGGTTTTAATACTCATGTTTCAGGTGTTACAAATGATTATTCCAAAACCGCAGGAAGTGATGTTGTTGTAATTACTTCAGGTATCCCAAGAAAACCCGGAATGACTCGTGAAGAGTTGATAGGTATTAATGCAGGAATTGTAAAAACGGTTGCTGAGAATGTACTGAAATATTCGCCTAATACGATTATTGTTATGGTTTCTAATCCAATGGATACGATGACTTATCTGGCGTTAAAGTCTACAGGTTTGCCAAAAAACAGAATTATAGGTATGGGAGGAGCATTAGATAGTTCCCGATTCAGAACTTATCTTTCTTTAGCTTTGGATAAACCTGCAAATGATATTTCAGCAATGGTAATTGGCGGTCATGGCGATACAACTATGATTCCGTTAACCCGTCTGGCATCTTATAACGGAATTCCGGTAACTGAATTTCTTTCAGAAGATGTGTTGCAAAAAGTAGCTGCCGATACAATGGTTGGAGGAGCGACTCTTACAGGTCTTTTGGGTACATCGGCATGGTATGCCCCGGGAGCTTCAGTTGCTTTTTTGGTAGACAGTATTTTAAATGATCAGAAAAAAATGATAGCCTGCTCTGTTTATGTAGATGGAGAATACGGGCAAAAAGATATATGTATTGGGGTACCCTGTATAATTGGTAAAAACGGGGTTGAACAAATTTTAGAAATTCATTTAAACGAAGAAGAAAAAGCTTTATTTGCTAAAAGCGCAGATGCAGTTAGGGGAATGAATGATGCACTGAAATCCATTTTAGTATAAAAAATATCGAAAAAAAAGGAAAAGGCTGCACTTTTGCAGTCTTTTTTTTGAGATTAATTAATAAATAAATTGTTTAATCTTTTCGAGAATTATATATTTGCTCGGTTTAAAAAAAATGTTGTAATTCGTGATCACGATTTTTTAGTTTTAAAAACTCATGTCAGGGCTTATTTTATGGGAATTTAAAGCAAAAACAAACAATAAAACATAATTAATTTTTAGTAATAATGCAGAATAAAGGACTTATTAAATTTTTCGCAATTCTATTTGCATTGGTAAGTATTTACCAACTTTCTTTCACTTTTGTGGCAAATAATGTCAAAGAGGAAGCTAAAGCTTTTGCAGGAGATAATCCTGATAAAGAATTAAAATATTTAGATTCTATTGGCAAAGTAAAAGTTTTTGATCTTGGTTTTACAGATTTTACTTACAATGAGGTAAAAAACAAACAGTTAAACAAAGGTCTTGACTTAGAAGGAGGAATCAACGTGATTCTTCAAATTTCTATTAAAGATGTTTTGAAAGGTTTAGCTAATAATTCTAAGAACCCTGTTTTTAACAAATCATTAGCCGATGCAAGTGCAAATTTAGAAGGAAATAAAACCTATTTAAATAAGTTTTTTGAAGCTTTTGATGCAAATTCTAAAGGAAGTGTTAAGCTGGCTTCGCCTGATATTTTTGCAAACAGAAGCTTACAGGGAGAAGGTGGTATCGATTTTCAAATGTCTGATGCACAAGCTCAAAAAGTAATTAAAAGAAAAGTTGATGAGTCTGTTGAAAGTGCTTTTAAAGTACTAAGGGAGCGTATCGATAAATTTGGTGTTACTCAGCCAAACGTTCAGAAATTAGGAGAAACAGGAAGAATTTTAGTAGAACTTCCAGGTGCTAAAGATGTTGACAGGATTAAGAAATTATTAGGAGGTAAAGCTCAATTAGAGTTTTGGGAAACTTTTAAAATTGAAGAAATTGGAAACTTCTTAGTTGCTACTAACGAGGCTTTAAAAAAGACTGAAATCAAAAAAACAGAAACTAAAGCTGTTGCAAAAGATTCATTGAATGCATTGTTAACAGACGCAAAAGATTCACTTGATACTAAAAAAGGAAACAATCCATTATTTGATAAGATGCTTGGTCAGGGTGGCGGACCTGTTTTAGGTTACTTTGCTCCAAAAGATACTGCTGTAATTAATGAGTACTTTAAAAGACCTGAAATCAGAATTTTATTAGCTGCAGACCAGCACAATGCTAAATTTGTATGGAGTAAACCAACTACTACAAAAGATGCTAAAGGAAAAGATATTGAAGCTGTAGAATTATACGCTTTAAAAGGAAACAGAGATAACGCTCCTGCGATGAGCGGAGGTGTTGTTACTGATGCAAAAGATACTTTTGACCAATTAGGAAAACCAGCTGTTTCTATGCAAATGAACAGTCAGGGAGCTAAAATTTGGGAAGAATTAACAGGAAGAGCTTTTTCTCAAAAAAGTTATATCGCTATCGTTTTGGATAATGTAGTTTATTCTGCACCAGGAGTAACAAGCGGACCAATTGCCGGAGGAAGATCTGAAATTACAGGTTCGTTTGATGTGGCGGAAACTAAAGATTTAGCAAACGTATTGAATGCAGGTAAATTACCGGCTTCTGCAGATATTATTCAGTCAACTGTTGTAGGACCATCTTTAGGTCAGGCAGCAATTGATGCGGGAACTATTTCATCTGTATTAGGATTTTTATTAGTTTGTTTATGGATGGTATTCTATTATGGTAAAGCGGGTTGGTATGCTAACCTTGCGTTATTGTTAAACTTACTTTTCCTGTTCGGAATTATGGCAAGTTTTGGTTTTGTATTAACATTACCGGGTATTGCAGGTATTGTATTGACATTGGGTACTGCTGTAGATGCTAATATTATCATATTTGAAAGAGCAAAAGAGGAATTGCGTGAAGGAAAGTCATTGTCTGAAGCAGTTACAGCTTCTTACGGATGGCACGGTGCGATGCGTTCTATCATTGATGCAAACGTCACTCACGTATTAACCGGAGCAATTTTGTTTATCTTTGGAACAGGACCAATTAAAGGTTTCGCGTTAACATTATTGATTGGTATTGTAACTTCATTGTTTACATCTATTTTTATTGCAAGAATCTTCATTGATAGAAATATTGCCGGGAAAGGAGATTTAACTTTCTCTACAAACATTACTAAGAATTGGTTTACGAATTTCCACTATGATTTTATTAAAGTGAAGAAATTCACATATATCTTCTCTTCTATTGTAACAGTAGTAAGTTTGGTCTCTATATTTTTCGTTAACGGATTAGATGAAGGTGTTGATTTTGTTGGAGGTAGAACTTTTCAGGTTAAATTTGAAAAACCAGTTGATGCAACTGTAATTTCAGATGAATTATCTGCTGCTTTTGGAACTCCGGTTGAAGCTAAAATTTTAGGTGATGATGATCAGTTAAAAATCACTACGAAATACAAAATCAAAGAAGATGGAGTGGCTGTTGATGAAGAAGTGAATCAAAAATTATACAACGCTTTAGCGAAATATTTCCCTAATGTATCGTATGAAAAATTCACAAACACTTATGATGGTAAAAAAATAGGAGTTTTACAGGCTTCTAAAGTAGGGGCTTCAATCTCAGAAGATATAAAAACA encodes:
- the secDF gene encoding protein translocase subunit SecDF; its protein translation is MQNKGLIKFFAILFALVSIYQLSFTFVANNVKEEAKAFAGDNPDKELKYLDSIGKVKVFDLGFTDFTYNEVKNKQLNKGLDLEGGINVILQISIKDVLKGLANNSKNPVFNKSLADASANLEGNKTYLNKFFEAFDANSKGSVKLASPDIFANRSLQGEGGIDFQMSDAQAQKVIKRKVDESVESAFKVLRERIDKFGVTQPNVQKLGETGRILVELPGAKDVDRIKKLLGGKAQLEFWETFKIEEIGNFLVATNEALKKTEIKKTETKAVAKDSLNALLTDAKDSLDTKKGNNPLFDKMLGQGGGPVLGYFAPKDTAVINEYFKRPEIRILLAADQHNAKFVWSKPTTTKDAKGKDIEAVELYALKGNRDNAPAMSGGVVTDAKDTFDQLGKPAVSMQMNSQGAKIWEELTGRAFSQKSYIAIVLDNVVYSAPGVTSGPIAGGRSEITGSFDVAETKDLANVLNAGKLPASADIIQSTVVGPSLGQAAIDAGTISSVLGFLLVCLWMVFYYGKAGWYANLALLLNLLFLFGIMASFGFVLTLPGIAGIVLTLGTAVDANIIIFERAKEELREGKSLSEAVTASYGWHGAMRSIIDANVTHVLTGAILFIFGTGPIKGFALTLLIGIVTSLFTSIFIARIFIDRNIAGKGDLTFSTNITKNWFTNFHYDFIKVKKFTYIFSSIVTVVSLVSIFFVNGLDEGVDFVGGRTFQVKFEKPVDATVISDELSAAFGTPVEAKILGDDDQLKITTKYKIKEDGVAVDEEVNQKLYNALAKYFPNVSYEKFTNTYDGKKIGVLQASKVGASISEDIKTNSYWAVLGAMAVIFLYLMVSFRKWQYSLGAIAAVAHDVIFVLGIYSLCYKFMPFHMEMDQHFIAAILTVIGYSMNDTVIVFDRVREFIIGNRKGSFEDIVNASINTTLSRTLNTSLMMIIVLLTMFIFGGESIRGFIFAMLIGIIVGTYSSLFIATPVLVDTISSDEKHTIEDKHNKA